A DNA window from Microcystis aeruginosa NIES-843 contains the following coding sequences:
- the chrA gene encoding chromate efflux transporter, protein MLTSSPPNLSQLALLFLKIGIIGFGGPAAHIALMEEEVVKRRGWMTKERFLDLVGATNLIPGPNSTEMAIHIGYIFGGLAGLIITGVCFITPAVLITGFLAWIYTTYGTLPDVAPIFAGIKPVVIAVIFQALWRLGKKALKTRQLLFIGLGVIGLLILGLNEVIALLLGGIIGMFILKKFATFPLIVAGIGGATAVATPSNIPPTLTGLGLFFLKVGSVLFGSGYVLVAFLEGDLVQGKGWLTQQQLLDAIAVGQFTPGPVLSTATFIGYQILGVSGAIVATLAIFFPSFIFVLLLNPLIPKLRESVWAGAFLDAINASAVALMVAVIFNLALATWLQPYGNLPFNLLAIILSLISAILLLRFQVNSTWLILAGALIGLLLKQLG, encoded by the coding sequence ATGCTGACTTCATCGCCTCCCAATCTCTCGCAACTTGCCCTTTTATTTCTCAAAATCGGCATTATCGGTTTTGGTGGTCCGGCTGCCCATATCGCTTTAATGGAGGAAGAAGTGGTTAAGCGTCGCGGTTGGATGACTAAGGAGCGATTTCTCGATTTGGTGGGGGCAACTAATCTGATTCCTGGTCCTAATTCCACGGAAATGGCCATTCATATCGGTTATATTTTTGGGGGTTTAGCGGGTTTAATAATCACGGGGGTTTGTTTTATTACTCCTGCGGTGTTAATTACGGGTTTTCTAGCTTGGATTTATACTACCTACGGGACTTTACCGGATGTGGCCCCGATTTTTGCGGGGATTAAACCGGTAGTAATTGCGGTGATTTTTCAGGCACTCTGGCGCTTAGGCAAAAAGGCACTGAAAACCCGTCAATTACTCTTCATCGGATTGGGAGTTATCGGATTATTAATCTTAGGTTTAAATGAAGTTATCGCTTTACTGTTAGGCGGAATTATCGGGATGTTTATCCTAAAAAAATTCGCTACCTTTCCCCTGATTGTGGCAGGAATAGGCGGTGCGACGGCGGTTGCTACTCCTAGCAACATCCCACCGACATTAACAGGATTAGGGCTATTTTTTCTCAAGGTGGGTAGTGTTTTATTTGGTAGTGGTTATGTGTTAGTTGCCTTTTTAGAAGGGGATTTAGTGCAGGGGAAAGGATGGTTAACCCAGCAACAATTATTAGATGCTATTGCCGTGGGTCAATTTACCCCCGGTCCAGTGTTATCCACAGCCACTTTTATTGGTTATCAAATATTAGGAGTATCGGGGGCAATTGTGGCGACTCTAGCGATTTTCTTTCCCTCTTTTATCTTTGTTTTATTACTTAATCCCCTCATTCCTAAGCTGAGAGAATCGGTTTGGGCAGGGGCTTTTTTAGATGCGATTAATGCTAGTGCTGTGGCTTTAATGGTAGCAGTTATTTTTAATTTAGCTCTAGCTACTTGGTTACAACCCTACGGGAATTTGCCTTTTAATTTATTGGCTATCATTCTATCTCTTATCTCCGCTATTCTTTTACTACGTTTTCAGGTTAATTCTACTTGGTTAATTCTTGCTGGCGCGCTTATTGGTTTGCTCTTAAAACAATTAGGTTAG
- the hisG gene encoding ATP phosphoribosyltransferase: MLTIALPKGALLNESIQIFQKIGLDFSAFLDSKNRQLQITDPTNQAKALLVRATDVPVYVEYGQAQLGIAGYDVLLEKSPDVANLIDLKFGYCRMSVAVPADSPYQSPLDIPHHGKVASKFVNCAKDYFRRLDIPVEIIPLYGSVELGPITGMSEAIVDLVSTGRTLRENGLVEIDELFASSARLIAHPLSYRLDRDQIYNWVEKLREPTTSMAKV, translated from the coding sequence ATGCTAACAATTGCCTTACCGAAGGGTGCTTTACTAAACGAAAGTATCCAAATATTTCAGAAAATTGGCTTAGATTTTAGTGCCTTTCTTGACTCAAAAAATCGCCAATTACAGATTACCGACCCCACTAACCAAGCGAAAGCGTTATTAGTAAGAGCAACAGATGTACCAGTTTATGTAGAATACGGTCAGGCACAATTAGGCATCGCCGGTTATGATGTTTTATTAGAAAAATCTCCCGATGTGGCTAATTTAATTGACCTAAAATTTGGTTACTGTCGGATGTCGGTAGCTGTCCCTGCTGATAGTCCCTATCAAAGTCCCTTAGATATTCCCCATCACGGTAAAGTTGCCTCAAAATTTGTCAATTGTGCTAAGGATTATTTTCGTCGTTTAGATATTCCCGTCGAGATTATACCTCTCTATGGTTCCGTAGAATTAGGCCCGATTACGGGGATGTCAGAAGCGATAGTTGACCTAGTTTCCACCGGTCGAACTTTACGGGAAAATGGTTTAGTAGAAATTGACGAATTATTTGCTAGTAGCGCTCGATTAATCGCCCATCCCCTCAGCTATCGACTAGACCGCGATCAGATTTATAACTGGGTAGAAAAGCTCAGAGAACCAACTACATCAATGGCAAAAGTTTAA
- a CDS encoding HAD family hydrolase, which yields MSIIRCGNREFRDIQGIVFDKDGTLEDSRAFWYDRAIARIQAIESQIPGLESLLTKTFGIGANSLNPAGLMAVGSRRDNHIAAAGCIASTGRDWLTAMAIAKAAFQAADEKVPPRFNPLYPQCLEVIRYLHAAGLQLAILSSDTTARVEQFVKENGLLNYIKIAQGCDRGLSKPDPLLLQETCQALGIAVDKTLMVGDTRADWEMAKQAKSAAAIAISWQPETHQDLQLADVVIRELTAISVISYDFSC from the coding sequence TTGTCGATAATTCGCTGTGGTAATCGAGAATTTAGAGATATTCAAGGGATTGTTTTTGATAAGGACGGTACGCTAGAGGATTCGCGGGCTTTCTGGTACGATCGAGCTATAGCCCGGATACAAGCCATTGAATCGCAAATCCCTGGTTTAGAGTCTTTATTAACTAAAACTTTCGGTATTGGGGCAAATAGTCTCAATCCTGCCGGTTTAATGGCAGTGGGCAGCCGCAGAGATAATCATATCGCCGCTGCCGGTTGTATTGCTTCCACCGGCCGGGATTGGTTAACGGCAATGGCGATCGCAAAAGCGGCCTTCCAAGCGGCCGATGAAAAGGTTCCCCCCCGCTTCAATCCCCTCTATCCCCAATGTTTAGAAGTAATTCGTTATCTGCACGCGGCCGGGTTACAATTAGCGATTCTTTCCTCCGATACCACAGCACGAGTGGAGCAATTTGTCAAGGAAAATGGCCTATTAAATTATATTAAAATTGCCCAGGGCTGCGATCGAGGTTTAAGTAAACCCGATCCCCTATTATTGCAAGAAACCTGTCAAGCTTTGGGGATCGCAGTGGACAAAACCCTGATGGTGGGGGACACTAGGGCCGATTGGGAAATGGCTAAACAGGCAAAATCAGCAGCAGCGATCGCAATTAGTTGGCAACCGGAAACCCATCAAGATTTACAATTAGCTGATGTGGTCATTAGAGAACTGACTGCCATCTCGGTTATCAGTTATGATTTTAGCTGTTAG
- the deoC gene encoding deoxyribose-phosphate aldolase translates to MAITDSDLDLAQYIDHSLLIPTATSEQLEAYCQQAEQYRFPTVCVYPAAVKQAVQLLHGKKTLVSTVIGFPAGATTSAVKRYEALEAVDNGAKELDVVINLGWLKDGKSEQLFQEIASICQETGQTVKAILETSQLTDTEKRLAAEICMDAGVSYLKTSTGWFGGATVSDVKFLKEISKGRVGIKASGGIRTLEQAIALIRAGATRLGTSRGVDLVRQQKAAFEE, encoded by the coding sequence ATGGCTATCACCGATTCTGATCTAGATTTAGCACAATATATCGACCATTCTCTCCTCATCCCCACCGCCACCAGTGAACAATTAGAGGCTTACTGTCAACAGGCCGAACAATATCGTTTTCCCACCGTCTGCGTTTATCCCGCTGCCGTTAAGCAAGCGGTGCAGTTACTCCACGGCAAAAAAACTTTAGTTTCTACCGTGATTGGTTTTCCCGCGGGGGCCACTACCTCCGCAGTTAAACGTTATGAGGCTTTAGAAGCCGTAGATAATGGTGCCAAGGAGTTAGATGTGGTTATTAATCTCGGTTGGCTAAAAGATGGGAAATCTGAGCAATTATTCCAAGAAATTGCTAGTATTTGTCAGGAAACTGGCCAGACGGTAAAAGCGATTCTGGAAACCTCGCAACTGACGGACACCGAGAAACGCTTAGCGGCGGAAATTTGCATGGATGCAGGAGTCAGTTATCTAAAAACCAGTACCGGCTGGTTTGGAGGTGCAACGGTTAGCGATGTGAAGTTTCTCAAGGAAATTAGCAAAGGCCGGGTAGGAATTAAAGCATCCGGCGGAATTCGCACCCTAGAACAAGCGATCGCTCTTATCCGGGCCGGGGCCACCCGTCTGGGAACTTCCCGCGGTGTCGATTTAGTCCGTCAGCAAAAAGCCGCTTTTGAGGAATAA